The nucleotide sequence ATCTTGGACAAGCCAGCCCTTAGAAGGTATCGTTAAAAGATCATCAATTCCTAATGAAATGGATGTAGCAGTTGCTTGCTGGAAACCCAGAGTCTTTACTTGATCTAGGATGTGTGATGTATATGCCATCCCGAAGTGATCTATTAATCGGCTAATAAGTCGTTTAATAGCAGTTCCATCTATCACTTTATTGTGAAATACCAGATTGGCCCGTTCCGCCATAAGTACCTCCATATTCTGCTGAATGGGATTCGACAATGAGTTTGAGTCAATGATTGCAAAACTTCCTTTTCtcgatcttgattttttaggtCAGGAACTATGTCCGAGTTGACTCGGAGAGGTCCGAATTCACACGGGTGTcctataattctttttttatgaaTACCATATTATTAGGTATCATATGAACAAGCTTGAGAAAAACCTTGTATAGCTTCCTCGATTTCTCgataaaaagaaatatgacCAACTGTGGTtcgaatatatatacaaaagtttgtttttttacacTTCTTACTATCAGATAGTGTGCATAAATCTCATGATAGTTACCAAAAGATTCATAGTGAACTTCGATAGGAACTTCTTTTGAAGCAATAACGCGTTGATCTAATTGCCACCGAAGCCACAAAGGACTATCTAAATTGATTCTTTTCTGCCGATAAGCTCCAATTGCATCATAGGAATTGCAAAAAAGGGTTCTTTCATATACTTATAGTTTGTTTCGTAAATTCTTtcattttgatagttttttCGATTACATGGATTATATCTGTTTGCACAAATACCTCGACGAGTGCCGCTCGTTAATACATAGAGTCCAATCAGCATATCTTGAGTCGGTACAGAAATGGGATCTCCAATAGCTGGAGATAAGAGATTCATATGAGAAAACATAAGTAAACGAGCCTCTGCTTGAGCTTCTAAAGATAAAGGCACATGAACAGCCATTTGATCCCCATCAAAGTCTGCATTGAACCCCTTACAAACTAATGGATGTAAACAAATAGTGCGTCCTTCCACTAAAATGGGTTGGAATGACTGTATGCCTAATCTATGTAGAGTAGGTGCTCTATTCAGTAATACGGGATGCCCCTGCATAACTTCTTGAAGGATTTCCCAGACAATCGGCTTTTTTTCACGAATTTGACTCTTAGCAACTCCTATGTTCGAAGCCAGATGTTGTCTAATTAGACCACGAATTACAAATGTCTGGAAGAGCTCTATTGCTATTTCGCGAGGCAATCCACAGCGATGTAATGAAAGTGAGGGTCCAACGACAATCACCGAACGCCCCGAATAATCGACCCGTTTGCCAAGCAGAGTCTCGCGAAATCTTCCCTCTTTTCCTTCAATTACATCTGAAAATGACTTGTAAACCTTATTATGACCATCCCTC is from Brassica napus cultivar Da-Ae unplaced genomic scaffold, Da-Ae ScsIHWf_1846;HRSCAF=2482, whole genome shotgun sequence and encodes:
- the LOC125599365 gene encoding DNA-directed RNA polymerase subunit beta'-like, with protein sequence MELAKHFIRTNIEPEWMILCLLPVLPPELRPIIQIEGGKLMSSDINELYRRVIYRNNTLTDLLTTSRSTPGELVMCQEKLVQEAVDTLLDNGIRGQPMRDGHNKVYKSFSDVIEGKEGRFRETLLGKRVDYSGRSVIVVGPSLSLHRCGLPREIAIELFQTFVIRGLIRQHLASNIGVAKSQIREKKPIVWEILQEVMQGHPVLLNRAPTLHRLGIQSFQPILVEGRTICLHPLVCKGFNADFDGDQMAVHVPLSLEAQAEARLLMFSHMNLLSPAIGDPISVPTQDMLIGLYVLTSGTRRGICANRYNPCNRKNYQNERIYETNYKYMKEPFFAIPMMQLELIGRKESI